A section of the Deltaproteobacteria bacterium genome encodes:
- a CDS encoding GldG family protein, producing the protein MNAPRRRETTGRWPLLLASIAVIVIGLLFLRVRGDLKIWGDLFHVWSLILGLGVSLLAGYLAWDWETVVRAVKSGGTLRTAGALVQILMVLAIIVSVNYFASRNYKKWDLTEERINMLAPQSEEVARALGQDVTILGFFKSGQPARDTFKELAGLYAEASPRITVRLIDPDADPVTTRDYNVGMAGTVILESGEKRQSLPATDEQELTRGLIRITRQVEKTVCFTTGHGERGLDDPEGEGLTTVRSELAGQGLKVMGVNILSEGGVRPECSLLVIAGPTRALSPDEIPLIRDFVDGRGGALMVLVDPQTPDQSGLLKYFNVRPRNDVVVDANPLNQMTGQNFLAPVAAAYGRHEIIDKMKNVQTIFPLARSLERIEGVEATDPAATSTSIVFTSEDSWGETDLAKGTRPRPDQGKDALGPVVLMEAGIRLVKRPDADGGGDDGDEAGEDSGEGKTRSVRFVVAGDSDFITNQWVSYYGNKDLFLNAVSWATGDTELISIRPRKRGERPINLPSESFTRFISWVPSLLFPLLLVLMGVFIQLRRRRL; encoded by the coding sequence ATGAACGCACCCCGCCGCCGCGAAACCACCGGACGCTGGCCCCTGCTGCTGGCATCCATAGCTGTCATTGTCATTGGACTCCTGTTCCTGCGGGTCCGGGGCGACCTCAAGATATGGGGCGACCTGTTCCATGTCTGGAGCCTGATCCTGGGTCTCGGCGTGAGCCTGCTCGCCGGATACCTGGCGTGGGACTGGGAAACCGTCGTCCGGGCCGTGAAGTCGGGGGGCACGCTCCGGACCGCCGGCGCGCTTGTCCAGATACTGATGGTGCTCGCGATCATCGTCTCGGTGAACTACTTCGCCAGCCGCAACTACAAGAAGTGGGACCTGACAGAAGAAAGAATCAACATGCTCGCCCCGCAGTCCGAGGAAGTGGCCCGGGCGCTCGGTCAGGACGTGACGATTCTGGGCTTCTTCAAGTCCGGTCAGCCTGCGCGGGACACGTTCAAGGAACTGGCGGGGCTCTATGCCGAAGCCTCGCCCCGGATCACCGTACGGCTGATTGATCCGGACGCCGATCCGGTAACGACGCGGGATTACAATGTTGGCATGGCCGGTACGGTCATTCTCGAAAGCGGCGAGAAACGGCAGTCGCTCCCGGCTACCGACGAGCAGGAACTGACCCGCGGGCTGATCCGGATTACCCGCCAGGTGGAAAAGACGGTCTGCTTCACTACCGGTCACGGCGAGCGCGGTCTGGATGATCCCGAAGGCGAAGGTCTCACCACGGTCCGGAGCGAACTGGCCGGGCAGGGGCTGAAGGTCATGGGGGTCAACATCCTGTCAGAGGGTGGTGTCCGGCCGGAATGCAGCCTGCTGGTGATCGCCGGGCCGACGAGGGCGCTCTCGCCAGACGAGATTCCGCTTATCAGGGATTTCGTGGACGGGCGCGGCGGCGCGCTGATGGTGCTGGTCGATCCGCAGACACCCGACCAGTCGGGCCTGCTGAAATATTTCAATGTCCGGCCCCGCAACGACGTGGTGGTGGACGCCAATCCGCTTAATCAGATGACCGGCCAGAACTTCCTCGCGCCCGTGGCCGCTGCCTATGGCAGGCACGAGATCATAGACAAGATGAAGAACGTGCAGACGATTTTCCCGCTCGCCCGGTCACTGGAGCGGATCGAAGGGGTCGAGGCTACCGATCCGGCCGCCACATCCACCTCGATCGTGTTTACGAGCGAGGATTCCTGGGGCGAGACGGACCTTGCCAAGGGAACAAGGCCCCGGCCCGACCAGGGCAAGGATGCCCTGGGGCCTGTGGTGCTGATGGAGGCGGGAATCCGGCTGGTGAAGCGTCCGGATGCTGATGGCGGCGGAGATGACGGAGACGAAGCCGGGGAAGACAGCGGCGAGGGCAAGACCCGGAGCGTCCGGTTTGTCGTGGCGGGCGACTCGGACTTCATCACGAACCAGTGGGTCAGCTACTACGGCAACAAGGACCTGTTCCTGAACGCCGTGAGCTGGGCGACCGGGGATACCGAGCTGATCTCCATCCGGCCCCGGAAGCGCGGCGAGAGGCCGATCAACCTGCCGAGCGAGAGCTTCACCCGCTTCATCAGCTGGGTGCCCTCCCTGCTGTTCCCGCTCCTGCTGGTGCTGATGGGCGTATTCATCCAGCTCCGCCGCCGGCGGCTCTGA
- the lgt gene encoding prolipoprotein diacylglyceryl transferase, producing the protein MRPILFEIGPFQLHTYGLTAAAGFLLALYYMQWQARRIRLDPEFAADLAFLFVIVGVIGARALYVLVTWERFEDNFWDVFAIWKGGLVFYGGPMLVVPVAFWVFRRKNVGAFAYSDIGAVAMMLSLGIGRFGCLAAGCCYGKVTGVPWGVVYPPAAASDYLRQGLPVHPTPIYEFLACMAIVGLGIVLNQYKKHDGITTGMVFITYAIARSVIELYRGDTVRGFVGDTGLSTSQFISLFSVLFGLGIIAWAYWKKKPRYYWDGVPPAGQPAPKGS; encoded by the coding sequence ATGCGTCCAATCCTGTTTGAGATCGGCCCGTTCCAGCTTCACACCTACGGCCTGACGGCCGCCGCCGGGTTCCTGCTGGCGCTCTACTACATGCAGTGGCAGGCGCGGAGGATCCGGCTCGACCCGGAGTTCGCTGCCGACCTGGCGTTCCTGTTCGTGATCGTCGGGGTGATCGGGGCACGCGCCCTGTACGTGCTCGTCACCTGGGAGCGGTTCGAGGACAACTTCTGGGACGTATTCGCCATCTGGAAGGGCGGGCTCGTGTTTTATGGCGGCCCGATGCTGGTCGTGCCGGTCGCCTTCTGGGTGTTCCGCCGGAAGAACGTCGGGGCCTTCGCCTACTCGGACATCGGCGCGGTCGCGATGATGCTGTCGCTTGGCATCGGGCGGTTCGGCTGCCTCGCGGCCGGATGCTGCTACGGGAAGGTGACCGGCGTGCCGTGGGGCGTCGTTTATCCGCCAGCGGCGGCCTCCGACTACCTCCGGCAGGGGCTGCCGGTCCATCCGACGCCCATCTACGAGTTCCTCGCCTGCATGGCGATCGTCGGGCTGGGTATCGTTCTCAACCAGTACAAGAAACACGACGGCATCACGACCGGCATGGTGTTCATCACCTACGCCATCGCCCGGAGCGTGATCGAGCTGTACCGCGGCGATACGGTGCGCGGTTTCGTGGGGGACACGGGCCTTTCCACCTCCCAGTTCATTTCGCTGTTCTCCGTCCTGTTCGGACTGGGGATCATCGCCTGGGCATACTGGAAGAAGAAGCCCCGGTACTACTGGGATGGCGTCCCGCCGGCTGGCCAGCCGGCGCCCAAGGGGTCATAA
- the rpmF gene encoding 50S ribosomal protein L32, whose product MGVPKRKPGKSRRKSRRAQDRLGVPGKYQCPNCLEYTEPHRACSSCGYYKGRAIIKAKE is encoded by the coding sequence ATGGGTGTCCCGAAACGCAAGCCCGGAAAATCCCGCCGCAAGAGCCGTCGCGCCCAGGACCGTCTGGGTGTCCCCGGCAAATACCAGTGCCCCAACTGCCTCGAATACACCGAGCCCCACCGCGCCTGCTCGTCCTGCGGCTACTACAAGGGCCGCGCCATCATCAAGGCGAAGGAATAA
- the rplC gene encoding 50S ribosomal protein L3, with product MRIDTFGILGRKLGQTSVFTDDGSRLNVTVVEAGPCKVVTKRTKEKDGYEAVQIGFGSKKSYSTNKPDLGRFKALGHEPLAHLKEVRLPSEELAKINVGDDLTVKAFEAGELVDVAGITKGKGFSGVIRRYKFSGFRATHGTHEYFRHGGGISAREHPGKVWKNKRMPGHMGVDKVTTQNLKVVQVRPDENVILIQGSVPGPINGIVYVQKARKAAHRKAAGKK from the coding sequence ATGCGCATTGATACTTTCGGCATTCTCGGCCGCAAGCTCGGACAGACGAGCGTGTTTACCGACGACGGCAGCCGCCTCAACGTCACTGTTGTTGAGGCAGGACCGTGCAAGGTCGTCACCAAGAGGACAAAAGAAAAGGATGGCTACGAGGCCGTCCAGATCGGGTTCGGATCCAAAAAGAGTTACAGCACGAACAAGCCGGATCTCGGGCGCTTCAAGGCGCTCGGACACGAGCCGCTGGCGCATCTGAAGGAAGTGCGGCTTCCCTCTGAGGAACTCGCCAAGATCAACGTGGGCGACGACCTGACGGTAAAGGCGTTCGAGGCGGGCGAACTGGTTGATGTCGCCGGCATCACCAAGGGCAAGGGCTTCTCTGGCGTGATCCGCCGCTACAAGTTCAGCGGCTTCCGTGCCACCCACGGCACGCACGAATATTTCCGGCACGGCGGCGGTATCTCCGCCCGCGAGCACCCCGGCAAGGTGTGGAAGAACAAGCGCATGCCGGGCCACATGGGTGTCGACAAGGTCACGACCCAGAACCTCAAGGTGGTTCAGGTCCGCCCCGACGAGAACGTGATCCTGATACAGGGATCGGTTCCCGGCCCGATCAACGGCATCGTGTATGTCCAGAAGGCCCGCAAGGCCGCCCACCGCAAGGCTGCGGGGAAGAAGTAG
- a CDS encoding DUF4340 domain-containing protein has protein sequence MNRELRNTLMLAFLAVAAGAYMYFVESERPVAEEVQPGEGEKLFPGLSAVNVEEVGIADEKGSFTVFQKANGEWEVRDGDRRHLADPSAVGDLVSALAAIRGRMIETDENVPDSSFGLDHPPRTVWFREKNKDQTDILIGGDSPLGNSRYIRVDLDGPVYVTAAHTLYPFERKTEDLREKKLVNAEPAQVFRAVVRWGEKGTGETVLERGKDGWKFAAGPEGKIDVDRLDDFLSELRLLRAVKFSGEGEDSFGKYGLDRPVLEAELYGEDGKLLDKVRFGSVEKSSEGTWTWSSRSGEIVTISKFSRDQMPSGPDYLMVKEAPPAEAPETPAPAP, from the coding sequence ATGAACCGGGAACTACGCAACACGCTCATGCTCGCTTTTCTTGCGGTCGCCGCAGGCGCGTACATGTATTTCGTCGAGTCGGAAAGACCCGTGGCGGAGGAAGTGCAACCCGGCGAGGGGGAAAAGCTGTTTCCGGGGCTTTCGGCCGTCAATGTAGAGGAAGTGGGCATTGCCGACGAGAAGGGGTCGTTCACTGTCTTCCAGAAGGCGAACGGCGAGTGGGAGGTCCGTGACGGCGATCGCCGCCATCTGGCAGATCCGTCCGCCGTGGGAGATCTGGTGAGCGCGCTGGCGGCGATCAGGGGTCGCATGATCGAAACGGATGAAAACGTGCCGGACTCCAGCTTCGGTCTGGATCATCCGCCACGCACGGTCTGGTTTCGGGAGAAGAACAAGGACCAGACCGACATCCTGATTGGCGGGGATTCGCCGCTCGGGAACTCCCGCTATATCCGTGTGGACCTGGATGGCCCGGTATACGTTACGGCGGCACATACGCTCTACCCGTTCGAACGGAAGACAGAAGACCTGCGGGAGAAGAAGCTGGTGAACGCCGAGCCTGCCCAGGTGTTCAGGGCCGTGGTCCGCTGGGGCGAAAAGGGGACCGGCGAGACGGTGCTGGAGCGGGGCAAGGACGGCTGGAAGTTCGCTGCCGGACCCGAGGGGAAGATCGATGTGGACCGGCTGGATGATTTCCTGTCGGAACTCCGGCTTCTCAGGGCGGTGAAGTTCAGCGGAGAGGGCGAGGACAGCTTCGGCAAATACGGCCTCGACAGGCCCGTGCTGGAAGCGGAACTGTATGGCGAGGACGGCAAGCTGCTGGATAAGGTACGGTTCGGGTCGGTGGAGAAAAGCAGCGAAGGCACCTGGACCTGGTCCAGCCGGTCCGGGGAAATCGTGACCATCTCGAAGTTCAGCCGGGACCAGATGCCCTCCGGGCCGGATTACCTCATGGTGAAGGAAGCGCCGCCTGCGGAAGCACCTGAAACTCCTGCTCCGGCACCCTGA
- a CDS encoding endonuclease/exonuclease/phosphatase family protein yields MRLYFLNILFQADEARFERLMQRVRDLEPDVIAFVEADGWARGRAERFAREMKKDSYVAESPSGLDLAVFAPYGWMSEKAPVGAGLFFHGACRVTIRPRTGGPFRLYTTHLNPKGEDRRLKEMDALLADAASGPPGEPVLIVGDLNSVRGEDRIAGRPIAGIVPDENSPYWLHDKLPPKVIDRVLKDGWHDLYRELEPQADGFTFPSTAPAARYDFTLANAAMRPRVRGVQLLGSQADVQVSDHLGLMVRVE; encoded by the coding sequence TTGAGGCTCTATTTTCTCAACATCCTGTTCCAGGCGGACGAGGCCCGGTTCGAGCGCCTCATGCAGCGGGTCCGCGACCTGGAGCCCGACGTGATCGCCTTCGTGGAAGCCGACGGCTGGGCCAGGGGGCGGGCCGAGCGGTTCGCGCGGGAGATGAAAAAGGACTCCTACGTGGCCGAGAGCCCGAGCGGCCTCGACCTTGCCGTCTTCGCCCCCTATGGCTGGATGAGCGAGAAGGCGCCGGTGGGGGCCGGGCTGTTCTTCCACGGCGCCTGCCGGGTGACGATCCGCCCCCGGACGGGCGGGCCGTTCCGGCTCTACACGACACACCTCAACCCCAAGGGGGAGGACCGCCGCCTGAAGGAGATGGACGCACTGCTCGCCGATGCCGCCTCCGGGCCGCCGGGCGAGCCGGTCCTCATCGTGGGCGACCTGAACTCCGTGCGCGGCGAGGACCGGATCGCCGGACGCCCCATCGCCGGGATCGTCCCCGACGAGAACTCCCCCTACTGGCTCCACGACAAGCTGCCGCCCAAGGTGATCGACCGGGTGCTGAAGGACGGCTGGCACGACCTCTACCGGGAACTGGAGCCGCAGGCCGACGGGTTCACCTTTCCGTCCACCGCCCCGGCCGCCCGGTACGACTTCACCCTCGCCAATGCCGCCATGCGCCCGAGGGTCCGGGGCGTCCAGCTTCTCGGTTCGCAGGCGGACGTGCAGGTGTCGGACCACCTGGGCCTGATGGTCCGGGTGGAGTGA
- a CDS encoding DNA-binding transcriptional regulator, with protein MKKTTTRKTGSRILAAVHETASGLHRAGLIDKRRMRDYDALALTAVEPFSPRRIQSLRRELNVSQAVLAALLNSSVSTVQKWEVGAKRPSGPSLKLLNILEKKGIEAVA; from the coding sequence ATGAAAAAGACCACCACTAGAAAGACCGGGAGCCGCATTCTCGCCGCCGTCCATGAAACGGCCAGCGGGCTCCATCGCGCCGGGTTGATCGACAAGCGCCGGATGCGGGACTACGACGCTCTGGCCCTTACGGCCGTCGAGCCGTTCAGCCCAAGGCGAATCCAGTCGCTCCGGCGTGAACTGAACGTCAGCCAGGCCGTTCTCGCAGCCCTCCTGAACAGCAGCGTCTCCACCGTGCAGAAATGGGAAGTCGGCGCCAAACGTCCCAGCGGCCCGTCGCTGAAGCTGCTCAACATCCTGGAAAAGAAGGGGATCGAGGCCGTGGCCTGA
- the lspA gene encoding signal peptidase II: protein MSERRPLPPKYVIFGSIVPIMVFLDLWTKDLIVRDFRPGQSRVIIDELFSITYARNYGAAFSLFRDLPDGARGWFFAVVTIVAVSAIFWFLITIPARDYWMASGLGLIFSGAVGNAVDRARFGFVVDFLDFYWGKGGPAWPTFNVADIGITVGAVIIIVFELLRKEDTSHASNPV, encoded by the coding sequence ATGAGCGAACGCCGGCCGCTTCCGCCCAAATATGTCATCTTCGGCTCGATCGTCCCGATCATGGTGTTCCTTGACCTGTGGACCAAGGACCTGATCGTCCGCGACTTCCGGCCGGGGCAGAGCCGGGTGATTATCGACGAACTGTTCAGCATCACCTATGCCCGGAACTACGGCGCCGCCTTCAGCCTCTTCCGGGATCTTCCCGACGGGGCGCGCGGCTGGTTCTTTGCCGTGGTGACCATCGTGGCGGTTTCGGCGATCTTCTGGTTCCTCATCACCATTCCGGCGCGGGACTACTGGATGGCGTCGGGGCTCGGCCTCATCTTTTCGGGGGCGGTGGGCAACGCCGTGGACCGGGCCCGTTTCGGCTTCGTTGTCGATTTTCTCGATTTTTACTGGGGCAAGGGCGGGCCTGCCTGGCCGACGTTCAACGTCGCGGACATAGGGATCACGGTGGGGGCCGTCATCATCATTGTCTTTGAGCTGCTGCGTAAGGAAGACACCAGTCATGCGTCCAATCCTGTTTGA
- a CDS encoding thioredoxin family protein, with translation MSVSTNEKSIRTGTPCPPFTLKNVDGRMVSSVELLKDGILAVIFSCNHCPYVQGWEGRMVQIQKDYGPRGLRIACINANDDLNYPEDSFAGMVKRHREKGFNFLYLRDDTQGTAKAFGATHTPECFVFGRDGRLAYHGRIDENYKDPAGAKSHDLRNALDAIMAGKAPAVPETYSIGCTIKWK, from the coding sequence ATGTCGGTATCCACCAACGAGAAGTCGATCCGCACCGGAACCCCGTGCCCGCCGTTCACGCTGAAGAACGTGGACGGCAGGATGGTGTCCAGCGTGGAACTGCTGAAGGACGGCATCCTCGCCGTCATCTTCAGTTGCAACCACTGTCCCTACGTGCAGGGGTGGGAGGGGCGCATGGTCCAGATCCAGAAGGACTACGGCCCCAGGGGCCTCCGGATCGCCTGCATCAACGCCAATGACGATCTGAACTACCCGGAGGACTCCTTCGCCGGGATGGTGAAGCGGCACCGCGAAAAGGGGTTCAACTTCCTCTACCTGCGGGATGACACCCAGGGGACGGCCAAGGCCTTCGGCGCGACCCATACCCCCGAGTGCTTCGTGTTCGGCCGGGACGGCAGGCTCGCCTACCACGGCCGGATCGACGAGAACTACAAGGATCCGGCCGGAGCGAAAAGCCACGATCTCAGGAATGCACTCGACGCGATCATGGCCGGCAAGGCCCCGGCGGTGCCCGAAACCTACTCCATCGGCTGCACGATCAAGTGGAAGTGA
- the ileS gene encoding isoleucine--tRNA ligase — MAKNDNPWSHTIFLPKTAFPMRADMARRAPEFVRRWESEDTYGRMVARTKGRRRFVLHDGPPYANGHIHHGHILNKVLKDIIVKYRNLSGTQGAPYVPGWDCHGLPIEQKVAENFRAKKQQATPEQMVAACRDYASEFIGIQMAEFRELGVLADYANCYRTMTKDYEAKILREFGRFLSKGYVYRQNKPVYWSWALETSLAEAEVEYDDHTSPSVYVAFPYDGDGSEIAPELKGEKPELVIWTTTPWTIPANLGLSLHPELDYVAVKTADAAGRGRVFIVAKGLLEAFAAACKLKDPVVVAEFRPGHLERKTARHPLTGRASLIMLGTHVTLEQGTGIVHTAPGHGAEDYVMGRHYDLDVYSPVDSRGRYTADLHENLKDLVGLQVFDANPKVIEKLDAAGALLAQGKVSHSYPHCWRSKKPVIFRATPQWFVSLEHDGLREKSLEAIDGKVQWIPPWGRDRIYNMVANRPDWCISRQRVWGVPIVSYECSGCGHVESTPELVELVARQIEQHGIEVWFAGDVKQLIPAGYKCPRCGQTEWKKGGDILDVWFDSGVSHAAVLEGNPELAWPADLYLEGSDQHRGWFHSSLLTSVATRGGPPYRAVLTHGFVVDHEGKKYSKSNPTYTPPEKTLKTSGPELFRLWVAAEDYRNDIHFGDEILQRLSEMYRKFRNIVRHLLGCLDGFSPAANYVPYDRRPLLDRWIFSSAMVLAAEARAAYENYEFHRVYHGVNQFVTVDLSSIYANATKDRLYILKADDPARRSTQSSMYDVLVTLLTVFAPVCSFTCEEAWGELHRQAPGTAKDAPFGPLAAESVFLNDMPGPSGTELDRHRKLAADFVPLLALREAVNLELEKFRVAGSIGKSEEAKAAVAPKRGEIPADFLRVAAGRDVNRLSLMEELLVVSSFELLPEADTVQIHVGKASGARCGRCWHHSEKTGSCERHPDLCERCIEVVP; from the coding sequence ATGGCCAAAAACGATAATCCCTGGTCGCACACCATCTTCCTTCCGAAGACGGCGTTCCCCATGCGCGCCGACATGGCCAGGAGGGCGCCGGAGTTCGTCAGGCGCTGGGAGTCGGAAGACACCTATGGCCGGATGGTGGCGCGCACGAAAGGCCGCAGGCGGTTCGTTCTCCATGATGGTCCGCCCTACGCCAACGGCCATATCCACCACGGGCACATCCTCAACAAGGTCCTGAAGGACATCATCGTCAAGTACCGGAACCTTTCCGGCACGCAGGGGGCACCGTACGTGCCGGGATGGGACTGCCACGGCCTCCCCATCGAGCAGAAGGTGGCCGAAAACTTCCGGGCGAAGAAACAGCAGGCGACGCCGGAGCAGATGGTGGCCGCCTGCCGGGACTACGCCTCGGAGTTCATCGGCATCCAGATGGCGGAGTTCCGCGAACTGGGTGTGCTGGCGGACTACGCCAACTGCTACCGGACGATGACGAAGGATTACGAGGCGAAGATCCTTCGCGAGTTCGGGCGGTTCCTGTCGAAGGGCTACGTCTACCGGCAGAACAAGCCGGTCTACTGGAGCTGGGCGCTGGAAACATCGCTCGCCGAGGCGGAAGTGGAGTATGATGACCACACCTCGCCATCGGTCTATGTGGCATTTCCCTACGACGGAGACGGGTCGGAGATTGCCCCCGAACTGAAGGGGGAGAAGCCGGAGCTTGTCATCTGGACGACGACGCCCTGGACCATTCCGGCGAACCTGGGCCTCTCGCTCCACCCGGAACTGGACTACGTGGCCGTGAAGACGGCCGATGCAGCCGGGCGCGGGCGCGTATTCATTGTCGCCAAGGGACTTCTGGAGGCGTTTGCGGCCGCCTGCAAGCTGAAGGATCCGGTGGTGGTGGCGGAGTTCCGTCCCGGCCATCTGGAGCGGAAGACCGCCCGGCACCCGCTCACCGGCCGGGCGTCGCTCATCATGCTCGGCACCCACGTCACGCTCGAACAGGGCACCGGAATTGTTCATACGGCGCCGGGCCACGGAGCCGAGGACTACGTGATGGGCCGCCATTACGATCTTGATGTCTATTCGCCGGTGGACTCGAGGGGCCGTTATACGGCTGACCTCCATGAAAATCTGAAGGATCTTGTGGGACTTCAGGTGTTCGATGCCAATCCGAAGGTAATCGAAAAGCTCGATGCCGCAGGTGCGCTGCTCGCGCAGGGCAAGGTGAGCCACAGCTACCCGCACTGCTGGCGGTCGAAGAAACCGGTCATTTTCCGGGCGACGCCCCAGTGGTTCGTCTCGCTGGAGCACGACGGCCTGCGCGAAAAATCCCTTGAGGCCATCGACGGGAAGGTCCAGTGGATTCCCCCGTGGGGCCGGGACCGGATCTACAACATGGTGGCGAACCGTCCCGACTGGTGCATCTCGCGCCAGCGGGTGTGGGGCGTGCCAATCGTCAGCTACGAGTGTTCGGGCTGCGGTCATGTGGAATCGACGCCGGAGCTGGTCGAACTGGTGGCCAGACAGATCGAGCAGCACGGTATCGAGGTCTGGTTCGCCGGCGACGTGAAACAGCTCATCCCCGCCGGGTACAAATGCCCCCGGTGCGGCCAGACGGAATGGAAGAAAGGCGGCGATATCCTCGACGTGTGGTTCGACTCCGGGGTGTCCCACGCCGCCGTGCTGGAAGGGAACCCGGAACTTGCCTGGCCTGCCGACCTGTATCTGGAAGGCTCCGACCAGCACCGAGGGTGGTTCCATTCGTCGCTGCTCACCTCGGTCGCCACCCGTGGCGGTCCGCCCTACCGTGCGGTACTGACCCACGGCTTCGTGGTGGACCACGAGGGTAAGAAGTATTCCAAGTCGAACCCGACCTACACGCCGCCGGAAAAGACGCTGAAGACGAGCGGGCCGGAACTGTTCCGCCTGTGGGTAGCTGCCGAGGACTACCGGAACGACATCCATTTCGGCGACGAAATCCTCCAGCGGCTGTCGGAGATGTACCGCAAGTTCCGCAACATCGTCCGTCACCTGCTGGGCTGCCTGGACGGGTTTTCCCCGGCGGCGAACTATGTCCCCTATGACCGCCGGCCGCTTCTGGACCGCTGGATATTCTCCAGCGCGATGGTGCTGGCGGCCGAAGCGCGGGCGGCCTACGAAAACTACGAGTTCCACCGTGTCTATCACGGCGTGAACCAGTTTGTGACCGTGGATCTTTCATCCATCTACGCCAACGCCACCAAGGACCGCCTGTATATCCTCAAGGCGGACGATCCGGCGCGCCGTTCCACGCAGAGTTCCATGTATGACGTGCTGGTGACGCTGCTCACCGTATTCGCGCCGGTGTGCTCCTTTACCTGCGAGGAAGCCTGGGGCGAACTGCACCGGCAGGCGCCGGGGACGGCGAAAGATGCGCCGTTCGGTCCGCTGGCGGCAGAGTCGGTCTTTTTGAACGACATGCCCGGCCCTTCCGGTACGGAACTGGACCGGCACCGGAAGCTGGCGGCGGATTTCGTGCCGCTGCTCGCGCTCCGCGAGGCCGTGAACCTGGAACTGGAGAAGTTCCGGGTGGCGGGCAGCATCGGGAAATCCGAGGAGGCAAAGGCGGCCGTCGCTCCCAAACGCGGGGAGATTCCGGCGGACTTCCTGCGGGTGGCGGCAGGTCGCGACGTAAACCGCCTGTCGCTCATGGAGGAACTGCTCGTCGTGTCATCCTTTGAGCTGCTGCCGGAGGCCGATACGGTGCAGATACACGTCGGGAAGGCGTCCGGCGCCCGTTGCGGCCGGTGCTGGCATCATTCAGAAAAGACCGGATCCTGCGAAAGGCACCCGGACCTGTGCGAGCGGTGCATCGAGGTGGTCCCATGA
- a CDS encoding DUF177 domain-containing protein, producing the protein MSQFLVSLRDIEQEPREITASVPLLSADGHLPPDATGAAGRSPTGTDTSGLGVGVKGPIRAELQVSKAGDVVVAEGRLAFDYERPCDRCGQVLPFRMDEKVRFVFQKESRLEIKATKAAKPAKTAKPAPKGKKPLEQFEAAGPEDESGNRLAAGDLDEMTYSGAEIDLEPYLYELVALELPMRATCEMVPGRTCAVDPGALAPDRARGADPRWAVLKELKKG; encoded by the coding sequence ATGAGCCAGTTTCTCGTGAGCCTCCGCGACATCGAACAGGAACCGAGGGAGATCACGGCCAGTGTGCCGCTCCTCTCGGCCGACGGCCACCTGCCGCCGGACGCCACCGGCGCGGCGGGACGCTCGCCCACGGGGACCGACACCAGCGGTCTCGGTGTCGGGGTGAAGGGGCCCATCCGTGCGGAGCTCCAGGTCTCGAAGGCGGGCGACGTGGTGGTGGCCGAGGGAAGGCTCGCGTTCGACTACGAGCGGCCCTGCGACCGGTGCGGCCAGGTGCTTCCGTTCCGGATGGACGAGAAGGTCCGGTTCGTCTTCCAGAAGGAGAGCCGCCTGGAGATAAAGGCCACAAAGGCCGCGAAGCCGGCAAAAACAGCAAAGCCGGCCCCGAAGGGGAAGAAGCCCCTGGAGCAGTTCGAGGCGGCCGGCCCGGAGGACGAATCCGGGAACCGGCTCGCCGCTGGCGACCTGGACGAGATGACCTACTCCGGCGCGGAGATCGACCTGGAGCCCTACCTCTACGAGCTTGTGGCCCTGGAACTCCCCATGCGGGCCACCTGCGAGATGGTTCCGGGACGGACCTGCGCGGTGGACCCCGGCGCGCTGGCCCCGGACCGGGCCAGGGGCGCGGACCCCCGCTGGGCGGTGCTGAAGGAACTCAAGAAGGGCTGA